In one Streptomyces sp. R33 genomic region, the following are encoded:
- a CDS encoding amino acid adenylation domain-containing protein gives MIPLSFAQRRMWLLHQLERGAATYNISAAFRLTGSLDQDALVAAIRDVVDRHEILRTTYATDDDGEPYSRILTLAEASPQVQTAEVASEDMSRAIGEAVSHGFDLEGELPFRAHLLRCSPQEHVLVMVVHHIASDGSSSAPMMRDLIAAYAARQDGQAPQWEPLPVQYKEYAQWQREVLGDVSDPGSLAAQQVEYWRKQLDGVPQPLSLPTDRPRPAEANSHGETIGLSVPADVAAGLQKLADERGASISMVLQGALAVLLRKLGGGDDLTIGSPIAGRTDEALADLIGFFVNTQVLRADLSGNPAFTELLAQVRDKALTAYEYQDVPFDLLVEAINPERSASYQPLFQVMFAWQSYQKPDLGIPGLDVKFEQAIPSTAMVDLFFSLTADESGALRGDLQYATQLFDRESAEVIAARLVRVLEQLAADPSVRIGDVDVLSAAERERLVRDVNPAGTVIPDVTLVELFERQAAQRADAVAVSHEGDALTYGEVNARANRLARHLVAQGVGPESLVGVCLERSAELVVALLAVLKAGGAYLPIDPDSPADRIAYMVQDAQPVLLVTTSSNAAAQGLDQDLPLIHLDQAGAFAEESAADLTDAERRTALRPEHPAYVIYTSGSTGRPKGVLIPHSNVVGLFSAAEDFAFGADDVWTLFHSYAFDFSVWELWGPLLHGGRLVVVPYDVSRSPGDFLQLLARERVTVLNQTPSAFYQLVQADADAPGQDLALRYVVFGGEALDLNRLADWYQRHADDAPVLVNMYGITETTVHVTRIDLDENSAARFRASVIGPAIPGLRAYVLDSNLLPAPTGVTGELYVAGYGLARGYHGRPDLTAGRFVACPFGVPGERMYRSGDLVRWSRNGQLEYVGRADTQVKIRGFRIELGEIENVLAGHPGVAQAVIVVRENHEDDKRIVGYVVPESGDEPAGALIAELSEYMRERLPDYMVPSVVIPLQEIPLTSNGKLDRRALPSEDTNTVSSREPRNAFEQKLCALYSELLGLEKVGIDDGFFALGGHSLLATRLSVRIRNEFDIDIPIRTVIKYPTVAELAALMLAGGVPADDADSFAVVLPLNSDPGTGKAPVWFFHGGGGLGWAYYSFVLHLQDRPAYALQSRGSDGVDMLAGSVQEMIDDYVAEMLKIQSEGPFNLIGWSYGGTIVQAVADALARLGHEVAFVAILDAQPGGHGFTEVHAGKESSDYRVELEDDFSQYIRMGNRQGFLDTMSKVMANNTKRMMDFESPVYRGDVLYFHAALEDKSYAHLWRQYVGGSFEVHEMHATHHEMHMPAPVAEFFEVVSGKLA, from the coding sequence ATGATTCCGCTGTCATTCGCACAACGTCGTATGTGGCTGCTGCACCAGCTGGAGCGGGGGGCGGCGACCTACAACATCTCGGCGGCGTTCCGGCTGACCGGATCCCTGGACCAGGACGCCCTCGTCGCGGCGATCCGCGACGTGGTCGACCGGCACGAGATCCTGCGCACCACGTACGCGACGGATGACGACGGCGAGCCCTACTCGCGGATCCTGACGCTGGCGGAGGCGTCGCCGCAGGTGCAGACGGCCGAGGTGGCGTCCGAGGACATGTCCCGCGCCATCGGCGAGGCCGTCTCGCACGGGTTCGACCTGGAGGGCGAACTCCCCTTCCGGGCGCACCTGCTGCGCTGCTCCCCCCAGGAGCACGTCCTCGTCATGGTCGTCCACCACATCGCCTCGGACGGCAGCTCGAGCGCGCCGATGATGCGGGACCTGATCGCCGCCTACGCCGCCCGCCAGGACGGCCAGGCGCCGCAGTGGGAGCCGCTGCCCGTGCAGTACAAGGAGTACGCGCAGTGGCAGCGCGAGGTGCTCGGCGACGTGTCCGACCCCGGGAGCCTCGCCGCGCAGCAGGTCGAGTACTGGCGCAAGCAGCTCGACGGTGTGCCGCAGCCGCTGAGCCTGCCGACGGACCGCCCGCGGCCCGCGGAGGCGAACTCGCACGGCGAGACGATCGGCCTCTCCGTGCCGGCGGACGTGGCGGCCGGGCTGCAGAAGCTGGCCGACGAGCGCGGCGCGTCCATATCGATGGTCCTGCAGGGCGCGCTGGCGGTGCTGCTGCGCAAGCTCGGCGGCGGCGACGACCTGACGATCGGCTCCCCGATCGCCGGCCGGACCGACGAGGCGCTGGCCGATCTGATCGGCTTCTTCGTCAACACCCAGGTGCTGCGGGCCGACCTCTCCGGCAACCCGGCGTTCACCGAGCTGCTCGCCCAGGTACGCGACAAGGCGCTGACGGCCTACGAGTACCAGGACGTCCCGTTCGACCTGCTCGTCGAGGCCATCAACCCCGAGCGCTCCGCCTCCTACCAGCCGCTGTTCCAGGTGATGTTCGCCTGGCAGAGCTACCAGAAGCCGGACCTCGGGATCCCCGGGCTCGACGTGAAGTTCGAGCAGGCCATCCCGTCGACCGCCATGGTCGACCTGTTCTTCAGCCTGACCGCGGACGAGTCGGGCGCGCTCCGGGGCGACCTCCAGTACGCGACCCAGCTGTTCGACCGCGAGTCGGCCGAGGTCATCGCCGCCCGGCTCGTCCGGGTACTGGAGCAGCTGGCCGCGGATCCGAGCGTGCGCATCGGGGACGTCGACGTCCTGAGCGCGGCGGAGCGCGAGCGGCTGGTGCGGGACGTGAACCCCGCCGGCACGGTCATTCCCGACGTCACCCTGGTCGAGCTGTTCGAGCGCCAGGCCGCGCAGCGGGCGGACGCGGTCGCGGTGTCCCACGAGGGTGACGCGCTCACGTACGGCGAGGTCAACGCCCGGGCCAACCGGCTCGCGCGGCACCTCGTCGCCCAGGGCGTCGGCCCCGAGTCCCTGGTCGGAGTCTGCCTGGAGCGCTCGGCCGAGCTGGTCGTCGCGCTGCTCGCCGTGCTCAAGGCGGGCGGCGCCTATCTGCCGATCGACCCCGACTCCCCGGCCGACCGCATCGCGTACATGGTCCAGGACGCCCAGCCGGTCCTGCTGGTCACCACCAGCTCGAACGCCGCCGCGCAGGGGCTGGACCAGGACCTCCCGCTGATCCACCTGGACCAGGCCGGTGCCTTCGCCGAGGAGTCGGCCGCCGACCTCACCGACGCCGAGCGCCGCACGGCCCTGCGCCCCGAGCACCCGGCGTACGTGATCTACACGTCCGGGTCGACCGGCCGCCCCAAGGGCGTGCTGATCCCGCACAGCAACGTGGTCGGGCTCTTCAGCGCCGCCGAGGACTTCGCCTTCGGCGCGGACGACGTGTGGACCCTCTTCCACTCCTACGCCTTCGACTTCTCGGTGTGGGAGCTGTGGGGGCCGCTGCTGCACGGCGGACGCCTGGTCGTGGTCCCCTACGACGTCTCCCGCTCCCCGGGCGACTTCCTGCAGCTGCTCGCCCGCGAGCGGGTCACCGTCCTCAACCAGACGCCCTCGGCCTTCTACCAGCTCGTGCAGGCCGACGCCGATGCCCCCGGCCAGGACCTGGCGCTGCGGTACGTGGTGTTCGGCGGCGAGGCCCTCGACCTGAACCGCCTTGCGGACTGGTACCAGCGCCACGCCGACGACGCGCCGGTGCTGGTGAACATGTACGGCATCACCGAGACGACCGTGCACGTCACCCGCATCGACCTGGACGAGAACTCCGCCGCCCGCTTCCGCGCCAGCGTGATCGGCCCGGCCATCCCGGGCCTGCGCGCCTACGTCCTGGACTCGAACCTCCTGCCGGCGCCCACCGGCGTGACCGGCGAGCTGTACGTGGCCGGCTACGGCCTGGCCCGCGGGTACCACGGCCGGCCGGACCTGACCGCGGGACGGTTCGTCGCGTGCCCCTTCGGCGTGCCGGGCGAGCGGATGTACCGCTCCGGCGACCTGGTCCGCTGGAGCCGCAACGGCCAGCTGGAGTACGTCGGGCGGGCCGACACCCAGGTGAAGATCCGTGGTTTCCGGATCGAGCTGGGCGAGATCGAGAACGTGCTGGCCGGGCATCCGGGTGTGGCGCAGGCGGTGATCGTGGTGCGCGAGAACCACGAGGACGACAAGCGCATCGTGGGCTACGTCGTGCCCGAGTCCGGCGACGAGCCGGCCGGTGCGCTGATCGCCGAGCTGTCCGAGTACATGCGCGAGCGCCTCCCGGACTACATGGTGCCCTCCGTGGTGATTCCGCTCCAGGAGATCCCGCTGACCTCGAACGGCAAGCTCGACCGGCGGGCACTGCCCTCGGAGGACACGAACACCGTGTCCAGCCGGGAGCCGCGCAACGCCTTCGAGCAGAAGCTGTGCGCCCTCTACAGCGAGCTGCTCGGCCTGGAGAAGGTCGGCATCGACGACGGGTTCTTCGCGCTCGGCGGCCACTCGCTGCTGGCCACCCGGCTCAGCGTCCGCATCCGCAACGAGTTCGACATCGACATTCCCATCAGGACGGTCATCAAGTACCCGACGGTGGCCGAGCTGGCCGCGCTGATGCTCGCCGGCGGTGTCCCCGCGGACGACGCCGACTCGTTCGCGGTCGTGCTGCCCCTCAACAGCGACCCCGGCACGGGCAAGGCGCCGGTGTGGTTCTTCCACGGCGGCGGCGGGCTGGGCTGGGCGTACTACAGCTTCGTACTGCACCTGCAGGACCGGCCGGCCTACGCCCTGCAGTCCCGTGGCTCCGACGGCGTCGACATGCTGGCGGGCTCCGTGCAGGAGATGATCGACGACTACGTCGCCGAGATGCTGAAGATCCAGTCGGAAGGGCCCTTCAACCTCATCGGCTGGTCCTACGGCGGCACCATCGTGCAGGCCGTCGCGGACGCGCTGGCCCGGCTCGGGCACGAGGTCGCCTTCGTGGCGATCCTGGACGCCCAGCCGGGCGGGCACGGGTTCACGGAGGTACACGCCGGCAAGGAGTCGTCGGACTACCGGGTGGAGCTCGAGGACGACTTCAGCCAGTACATCCGCATGGGCAACCGGCAGGGCTTCCTCGACACCATGTCGAAGGTCATGGCCAACAACACGAAGCGCATGATGGATTTCGAATCCCCGGTCTACCGCGGCGACGTGCTGTATTTCCACGCGGCGCTCGAGGACAAGTCGTACGCGCACCTGTGGCGCCAGTACGTCGGCGGTTCCTTCGAGGTGCACGAGATGCACGCCACGCACCACGAAATGCACATGCCCGCACCCGTGGCCGAATTCTTCGAGGTCGTCAGCGGCAAGCTGGCGTAG
- a CDS encoding thioesterase II family protein, with translation MSAEHGDQATLLCVPFAGAGPSFFHPWRELSADRWRVTSVELPGRERKILEEPYRNVTEAAKGSIDDIIADLGEGARVVLFGHSLGAVLAYELVHLLTARGVQVERLVVSGSPGPWTQRERRATGLQDDEFLARVEEFAGFRHEALDHPEMRELILPVLQADCEMHENYVPSTDEIVSVPICSLRGDSDGLVTAEEARQWQAATTAEFSYVEFPGDHMYLVDLGREVLDVIEAESARGR, from the coding sequence ATGTCCGCGGAACACGGGGACCAGGCCACGCTGCTGTGCGTGCCGTTCGCAGGAGCGGGTCCTTCGTTCTTCCACCCGTGGCGGGAGCTGTCCGCCGACCGCTGGCGCGTGACCTCGGTCGAGCTGCCCGGCCGGGAGCGGAAGATCCTGGAGGAGCCGTACCGGAACGTCACCGAGGCGGCCAAGGGCTCGATCGACGACATCATCGCGGACCTCGGCGAAGGGGCCCGGGTCGTGCTGTTCGGGCACAGCCTGGGTGCGGTGCTCGCGTACGAGCTGGTGCACCTGCTGACCGCACGCGGCGTGCAGGTCGAGCGGCTGGTCGTCAGCGGTTCGCCGGGTCCGTGGACCCAGCGCGAGCGGCGGGCCACCGGGCTCCAGGACGATGAGTTCCTCGCCAGGGTCGAGGAGTTCGCGGGGTTCCGGCACGAGGCCCTCGACCACCCGGAAATGCGGGAACTGATCCTGCCCGTGCTGCAGGCCGACTGCGAGATGCACGAGAACTACGTCCCGAGCACCGACGAGATCGTGTCGGTCCCGATCTGCTCGCTGCGGGGCGACTCGGACGGACTCGTCACCGCGGAAGAGGCCCGGCAGTGGCAGGCGGCGACCACGGCCGAATTCAGCTATGTGGAGTTTCCGGGCGATCACATGTATCTGGTCGATCTCGGCCGTGAGGTGCTGGACGTGATCGAGGCGGAGTCCGCCCGCGGTCGTTAG
- a CDS encoding ATP-binding cassette domain-containing protein: protein MRSSAIAVSGLRKAYGDKVVLDGIDFDVAAGSIFSLLGPNGAGKTTTVNVLTTLMKADAGTVRVAGHDVATATKQARAAIGVTGQFAAVDDLLSGRENLQLMTDLKRVRGGDKVVTQLLERFDLVESADKLSSTYSGGMRRKLDLAMTLVGNPEIIFLDEPTTGLDPRSRRTMWGIVRELVAEGTTIFLTTQYLEEADQLADQIAVLNGGRLVAQGTPEELKRQIPGTHVRFRFSDLYELDAAARLLTGSTRDDEELTLRVASDGETRSLRILLDQLDAHSLDAQEFSVQRPDLDDVFLALTDPTHAEHLSKEAIAQ from the coding sequence ATGAGAAGTTCAGCGATTGCAGTTTCAGGGCTGCGCAAGGCATATGGCGACAAGGTCGTCCTCGACGGCATCGATTTCGATGTCGCCGCAGGATCGATCTTCTCCCTGCTCGGCCCGAACGGGGCCGGCAAGACGACGACGGTCAACGTCCTCACGACGCTGATGAAGGCCGATGCCGGCACGGTGCGGGTCGCCGGGCACGACGTGGCGACCGCGACCAAGCAGGCGCGCGCCGCCATCGGTGTGACCGGCCAGTTCGCCGCGGTGGACGATCTGCTGTCGGGCCGCGAGAACCTGCAGCTGATGACGGACCTGAAGCGGGTGCGGGGCGGCGACAAGGTCGTCACGCAGCTGCTGGAGCGCTTCGACCTGGTGGAGTCGGCGGACAAGCTGTCGTCGACCTACTCCGGCGGTATGCGCCGCAAGCTCGACCTGGCGATGACCCTGGTCGGCAACCCGGAGATCATCTTCCTCGACGAGCCGACGACGGGTCTCGACCCGCGCAGCCGGCGCACGATGTGGGGGATCGTCCGCGAGCTCGTCGCCGAGGGCACCACCATCTTCCTCACCACCCAGTACCTCGAGGAAGCCGACCAGCTCGCCGACCAGATCGCGGTGCTCAACGGCGGCCGCCTGGTCGCCCAGGGCACCCCCGAGGAGCTCAAGCGCCAGATCCCCGGCACCCACGTCCGGTTCCGGTTCTCCGACCTCTACGAACTCGACGCGGCGGCGCGCCTCCTGACCGGGTCCACCCGGGACGACGAGGAGCTGACCCTGCGGGTGGCCAGCGACGGTGAGACGAGGTCGCTGCGGATCCTGCTGGACCAGCTCGACGCGCACTCGCTCGACGCCCAGGAGTTCTCGGTGCAGCGACCGGACCTCGACGACGTCTTCCTCGCCCTGACCGACCCCACGCACGCCGAGCACCTGAGCAAGGAGGCGATCGCGCAGTGA
- a CDS encoding ABC transporter permease yields the protein MLRRNIKHNVRNPITMFNAVLFPIVIMLMFVKVFGGAFSVGDDYIDYATPGLLVMAISYGLGATATAVNSDMTKGIINRFKVMDVSRGAMLTGHVVITAVRALVGCAAIIGVAFLMGFDPKASAVDWLGVVGIIVLLSIAAGWLTVAMGLAAKTAESAGLGAVPLIMLPFLSSAFVPAETMGFGIRQFAEYQPFTPIIETLRGLLAGNPSSGDAIAAVAWCVGIAVLGYVWAVSTFKKRA from the coding sequence ATGTTGCGCCGCAACATCAAGCACAACGTGCGCAACCCCATCACGATGTTCAACGCGGTCCTGTTCCCCATCGTGATCATGCTGATGTTCGTCAAGGTGTTCGGCGGCGCGTTCAGCGTCGGCGACGACTACATCGACTACGCGACGCCGGGTCTGCTCGTGATGGCCATCAGCTACGGGCTGGGAGCCACCGCGACGGCCGTGAACTCCGACATGACCAAGGGCATCATCAACCGGTTCAAGGTCATGGACGTCTCCCGCGGCGCCATGCTGACCGGGCACGTCGTCATCACCGCCGTGCGCGCCCTGGTGGGCTGCGCGGCCATCATCGGCGTGGCCTTCCTGATGGGCTTCGACCCCAAGGCGAGCGCCGTCGACTGGCTCGGTGTGGTCGGCATCATCGTGCTGCTCAGCATCGCGGCCGGCTGGCTCACGGTCGCCATGGGGCTGGCCGCCAAGACCGCGGAGTCGGCGGGCCTCGGCGCCGTGCCGCTCATCATGCTGCCGTTCCTCAGCAGCGCGTTCGTGCCGGCGGAGACGATGGGCTTCGGCATCCGGCAGTTCGCCGAGTACCAGCCCTTCACCCCGATCATCGAGACGCTGCGCGGGCTGCTCGCGGGCAACCCCTCCAGCGGCGACGCCATCGCGGCCGTCGCCTGGTGCGTGGGGATCGCCGTCCTCGGCTACGTGTGGGCGGTCTCCACGTTCAAGAAGAGAGCGTGA
- a CDS encoding amino acid adenylation domain-containing protein — MVPLSFSQRRYWYMHQLEGGETWNMPSALRLTGPLDQDALAAAIGDVVDRHEILRTTYVTDDEGEPHQRILPMAEASAQTRLPVVEVAPEDVPGAIDEAVAHGFDLATEIPFRAHLLRCSPEEHVLVLVVHHIATDGSSGAPLARDLAAAYTARRDGGAPQWEPLPVQYQHYTMWQREVLGDLADPDSLGWAQIEYWRDELDGVPQPLDLPLDRPRSVEATTHGDTVGFGVEPEVAAGLEKLAAERGTTMSMVMYGALAVLLSKLGGGDDVPLGTPIAGRTDEALADLIGCFVNNLVLRVDLSGNPSFADVLAQVRNKSLAAYEHQDVPFDVLVEAINPDRSTAYRPLFQVMCGWQNFEKPVLEFPGLEVEFVQALTSKAMVDLFFSMALDESGALRGDIQYVTQLFDRDTVEAMAARFARVLEQLAADPGVYVGDIDVLIAGEREQLLGAVNDTAEPVLEQGLMEAVRRQCAERPEALAVIGEDESLTYRELDTRSNRLAHWLADRGVRAESLVAVCLPRTVNLMVALLAVLKAGGAYVPLDPDHPRSRIDFILEQVDPVLVLDAETLAGADCSAYPDEAPEVFVRPENTQYVIYTSGSTGTPKGVAVPRGALANFIASTQRRFPLSPADRMLFSTTVSFDMANTELYLPFVAGATMVMAKKDTVTDPSAMMAFIRRHGVTVVQATPAFWQMLLTHEPNAAQGLRIITGAEAVPARLAETLAEQAVEAGNWYGPTETTTWSTMASLKAGAGAPPIGKPIGNTQVYVLDSRMRPVPRGVQGDLYIGGDGVARGYQGRPELTAERFVACPFGPAGARMYRTGDLVRWDRDGQLEYIARTDHQVKVRGFRIELGEIENALARHPGVAQAVVVVREDREGDKRIVGYVVPAAGTGVQADESAGPLLAELSEHLRGRLPEYMVPSALIPLAEIPLTPNGKLDRRALPAEHAAPVAGQEPRDAHEEKLCALFAELLGREKVGIHDNFFTHGGHSLLATRLSVRIRKEFDVEIPIRTIIKFPTVAELASLVLIGTPMDNDDPFAVVLPLNSDPGTGKEPMWFFHGGGGLGWAYFSFVTHVQDRKAYALQSRGSDGVDPLVGSVAEMVDDYVAEMLKIQPEGPFHLVGWSYGGTVVQAVAHALDRLGHEIALVAILDSQPGGHGWTEIHANKTLAEYRSELEDFFGQYIGTDNRQEFLDTMSRVLANNSNLMMTFESPVYRGDVLFFSATLQDEQYAHLWRPYVTGSIEVHDVHATHHEMNMPASVAEVFEVINRKLAG; from the coding sequence ATGGTTCCGCTGTCATTCTCGCAACGCCGCTACTGGTACATGCACCAGCTGGAGGGCGGGGAGACCTGGAACATGCCCTCGGCGCTGCGGCTGACCGGCCCCCTGGACCAGGACGCTCTCGCGGCGGCGATCGGCGACGTGGTCGACCGGCACGAGATCCTGCGCACCACGTACGTCACCGACGACGAGGGCGAGCCCCACCAGCGGATCCTGCCGATGGCCGAGGCCTCGGCGCAGACGCGGCTGCCGGTGGTCGAGGTGGCGCCCGAGGACGTGCCCGGCGCGATCGACGAGGCCGTCGCCCACGGGTTCGACCTGGCGACCGAAATCCCCTTCCGGGCGCACCTGCTGCGCTGCTCGCCCGAGGAACACGTCCTGGTCCTGGTCGTCCACCACATCGCGACGGACGGCAGCTCGGGCGCCCCGCTGGCACGGGACCTCGCCGCCGCCTACACCGCCCGCCGGGACGGCGGGGCGCCGCAGTGGGAGCCGCTGCCCGTGCAGTACCAGCACTACACGATGTGGCAGCGCGAGGTGCTCGGCGACCTGGCCGACCCGGACAGCCTCGGCTGGGCGCAGATCGAGTACTGGCGCGACGAACTGGACGGGGTGCCGCAGCCGCTGGACCTCCCGCTGGACCGCCCGCGGTCCGTCGAGGCGACGACGCACGGCGACACGGTCGGCTTCGGCGTGGAGCCGGAGGTGGCGGCCGGGCTGGAGAAGCTGGCCGCCGAGCGCGGAACGACCATGTCGATGGTCATGTACGGCGCACTGGCGGTGCTGCTGAGCAAGCTCGGCGGCGGTGACGACGTACCGCTCGGGACCCCGATCGCCGGGCGGACCGACGAAGCGCTGGCCGATCTGATCGGGTGCTTCGTCAACAACCTGGTCCTGCGCGTGGACCTCTCCGGGAACCCGTCGTTCGCCGACGTGCTCGCCCAGGTGCGGAACAAGTCGCTGGCGGCCTACGAGCACCAGGACGTGCCGTTCGACGTGCTGGTCGAGGCGATCAACCCGGACCGCTCCACGGCGTACCGGCCGCTGTTCCAGGTCATGTGCGGCTGGCAGAACTTCGAGAAGCCGGTCCTCGAGTTCCCCGGGCTCGAGGTGGAGTTCGTCCAGGCCCTCACCTCGAAGGCCATGGTCGACCTGTTCTTCAGCATGGCCCTGGACGAGTCGGGGGCGCTGCGGGGCGACATCCAGTACGTCACCCAGCTGTTCGACCGGGACACGGTCGAGGCCATGGCCGCCCGGTTCGCGCGCGTGCTGGAGCAGCTGGCCGCCGACCCGGGCGTGTACGTCGGGGACATCGACGTGCTGATCGCGGGGGAGCGCGAGCAGCTGCTGGGGGCGGTCAACGACACCGCTGAGCCGGTCCTGGAGCAGGGCCTGATGGAAGCCGTGCGAAGACAGTGCGCGGAGAGACCCGAGGCACTCGCCGTCATCGGCGAGGACGAGTCGCTCACCTACCGGGAGCTGGACACGCGGTCCAACAGGCTGGCGCACTGGCTGGCCGACCGCGGTGTGCGGGCCGAATCGCTGGTCGCCGTCTGTTTGCCCCGGACCGTGAACCTGATGGTGGCGCTGCTGGCGGTGCTGAAGGCCGGCGGAGCCTACGTACCCCTCGACCCGGACCACCCGCGCTCCCGGATCGACTTCATCCTCGAGCAGGTCGATCCCGTACTCGTGCTCGACGCCGAGACGCTGGCCGGCGCGGACTGTTCGGCGTATCCGGACGAGGCACCCGAGGTGTTCGTCCGCCCCGAGAACACCCAGTACGTGATCTACACCTCCGGGTCGACGGGCACCCCGAAGGGGGTCGCGGTCCCGCGCGGCGCGCTCGCGAACTTCATCGCCTCGACGCAGCGCCGGTTCCCGCTCTCGCCCGCCGATCGGATGCTCTTCAGCACGACGGTCTCGTTCGACATGGCGAACACCGAGCTGTACCTCCCCTTCGTCGCCGGCGCGACCATGGTCATGGCGAAGAAGGACACCGTCACCGACCCGTCGGCCATGATGGCGTTCATACGCCGGCACGGGGTCACCGTCGTACAGGCCACGCCCGCGTTCTGGCAGATGCTGCTGACGCACGAGCCGAACGCCGCGCAGGGTCTGCGGATCATCACCGGAGCGGAGGCCGTGCCGGCCCGGCTGGCCGAGACGCTGGCGGAGCAGGCCGTCGAAGCGGGCAACTGGTACGGCCCGACCGAGACGACCACGTGGTCGACCATGGCCTCCCTGAAGGCCGGTGCGGGTGCGCCGCCCATCGGGAAGCCGATCGGGAACACCCAGGTGTACGTGCTCGACTCGCGGATGCGGCCGGTTCCGCGCGGGGTGCAGGGCGATCTGTACATCGGCGGCGACGGGGTGGCCCGCGGGTACCAGGGCCGGCCGGAGCTGACCGCGGAGCGGTTCGTGGCGTGTCCGTTCGGCCCGGCCGGCGCCCGGATGTACCGCACCGGGGACCTGGTGCGGTGGGACCGGGACGGTCAGCTCGAGTACATCGCGCGAACCGACCACCAGGTGAAGGTCCGGGGCTTCCGGATCGAGCTGGGCGAGATCGAGAACGCGCTGGCCCGCCACCCCGGTGTGGCGCAGGCGGTGGTCGTCGTACGCGAGGACCGCGAGGGCGACAAGCGCATCGTGGGATACGTGGTGCCGGCGGCCGGTACCGGTGTCCAGGCCGACGAGTCGGCCGGTCCGCTGCTCGCCGAGCTGTCCGAGCACCTGCGCGGCCGTCTGCCGGAGTACATGGTGCCTTCCGCGCTGATCCCGCTGGCGGAGATCCCGCTCACCCCGAACGGAAAGCTCGACCGGCGCGCGCTGCCCGCGGAGCACGCGGCCCCCGTGGCCGGCCAGGAGCCGCGCGACGCCCACGAAGAGAAGCTGTGCGCCCTCTTCGCCGAGCTGCTCGGCCGGGAGAAGGTCGGCATCCACGACAACTTCTTCACGCACGGCGGGCACTCGCTGCTGGCCACCCGGCTCAGCGTCCGCATCCGCAAGGAGTTCGACGTCGAGATCCCCATCAGGACGATCATCAAGTTCCCCACGGTGGCCGAGCTGGCATCGCTGGTGCTCATCGGCACTCCCATGGACAACGACGACCCGTTCGCGGTCGTGCTGCCGCTGAACAGCGACCCCGGCACGGGCAAGGAGCCCATGTGGTTCTTCCACGGGGGAGGCGGGCTGGGCTGGGCGTACTTCAGCTTCGTGACGCACGTGCAGGACCGGAAGGCGTACGCCCTGCAGTCCCGAGGCTCCGACGGCGTGGACCCGCTCGTGGGATCCGTGGCGGAGATGGTCGACGACTACGTCGCCGAGATGCTGAAGATCCAGCCGGAAGGACCCTTCCATCTGGTCGGCTGGTCCTACGGCGGCACCGTCGTCCAGGCCGTCGCGCATGCGCTGGACCGGCTCGGGCACGAGATCGCCCTCGTGGCCATCCTGGACTCCCAGCCCGGCGGGCACGGGTGGACGGAGATCCACGCCAACAAGACCCTGGCGGAGTACCGGTCGGAGCTCGAGGACTTCTTCGGCCAGTACATCGGCACCGACAACCGGCAGGAGTTCCTGGACACCATGTCCAGGGTGCTGGCCAACAACTCGAACCTCATGATGACGTTCGAGTCTCCGGTCTACCGGGGCGACGTGCTGTTCTTCAGCGCGACGCTCCAGGACGAGCAGTACGCGCACCTGTGGCGGCCGTACGTCACCGGTTCCATCGAGGTGCACGACGTACACGCCACACACCACGAGATGAACATGCCCGCATCCGTGGCGGAGGTGTTCGAGGTCATCAACCGCAAGCTGGCGGGGTGA